The Moraxella osloensis genome contains a region encoding:
- the nuoK gene encoding NADH-quinone oxidoreductase subunit NuoK, which yields MGHFPLEHVPLEHGLILSAILFAIGFCGVMVRRNFLFMLMSLEIMMNAAALAFVVAGSRWVSPDGQIMFILVLTLAAAEVAIGLAILLQFYHKRGHLDVDTANEMKG from the coding sequence ATGGGACACTTTCCATTAGAGCATGTGCCATTAGAGCACGGTCTAATCTTGTCAGCGATTTTGTTTGCCATTGGTTTTTGTGGTGTGATGGTACGACGTAATTTTTTGTTTATGTTGATGAGTCTTGAGATTATGATGAATGCTGCTGCCTTAGCATTTGTAGTGGCAGGTAGTCGCTGGGTCAGTCCTGACGGACAAATTATGTTTATTTTGGTGCTGACTTTGGCAGCCGCTGAAGTCGCAATTGGGTTGGCTATTCTTTTACAGTTTTATCATAAGCGTGGTCATTTAGATGTCGATACGGCAAATGAGATGAAAGGGTGA
- the nuoL gene encoding NADH-quinone oxidoreductase subunit L: MSMLPLTFMLPLIGFLILATMRDRLSENAAAVVGVGSMGLAALCALMAGSDFLMNHPQGAVINQPLWTWMQVGSFAPKFGLMLDGLGVTMMGVITGVGFLIHIFASWYMRGETGYARFFSYMNLFVASMLLLVLADNLVLLYLGWEGVGICSYLLIGFYYHERANGRAAMKAFTVTRVGDVFLAFGLFLLFRELGTLNISDINANVSQMLTSAGSTVTIFGHSYPTIKVAAVMLVLGAMGKSAQIPLHSWLADAMAGPTPVSALIHAATMVTAGVYLIARLHPVFLLTPDVLASWVGVVGATTLLVAGFCALAQTDIKRILAYSTMSQIGYMFLALGVGAWQVAIFHLMTHAFFKALLFLGSGAVILAYHHEQNIFKMGGLFYKNKFLFAVFAIGGGALAAIPWITVGYYSKDEIIWETFASGHMNLFWMAVVGAFLTSIYTFRMIWIVFFGEEKTPIHDLKGWTYWLPLAVLLVLSTAVGAMIHPPLAGVLPQSFSVIHPEVEHGKHTAEMIVMAAMLAGLIVGAFLFALDKGRIVSKFTQTGLGRALNYWCYHGLGFDALYDIVFVKPFLLIGKLIKIDPIDRTWNILPALSLAGNRVATWFQSGSIRGYAASFGLGMAVLLVLVMMMIGK; encoded by the coding sequence ATGAGTATGTTACCTTTAACCTTTATGCTGCCGCTGATTGGCTTTCTGATTCTAGCGACCATGCGTGACCGCTTAAGCGAAAACGCAGCCGCAGTGGTCGGTGTCGGTAGTATGGGTTTGGCTGCTTTGTGTGCCTTGATGGCAGGCAGTGATTTTTTAATGAACCACCCACAAGGCGCTGTCATTAATCAGCCATTGTGGACGTGGATGCAAGTTGGTAGTTTTGCCCCAAAATTTGGTCTCATGCTCGATGGTTTGGGCGTGACCATGATGGGCGTAATTACCGGTGTCGGTTTTTTAATTCATATTTTCGCGTCATGGTATATGCGCGGTGAAACAGGCTACGCAAGATTTTTTAGCTATATGAACCTGTTTGTCGCAAGTATGTTGTTACTTGTGCTTGCTGACAATTTAGTGCTGTTGTACTTAGGTTGGGAAGGCGTTGGTATCTGTTCTTACTTATTGATTGGTTTTTATTATCACGAGCGCGCCAATGGCCGTGCTGCGATGAAAGCTTTTACCGTAACCCGTGTGGGTGATGTGTTCTTAGCATTTGGCTTATTCTTGTTGTTCCGTGAATTGGGTACGTTAAACATCTCAGATATCAATGCCAATGTATCGCAAATGCTAACGTCGGCAGGGTCAACGGTGACGATTTTTGGTCATAGCTATCCTACCATCAAAGTTGCGGCTGTGATGTTAGTGCTCGGTGCGATGGGTAAATCTGCACAGATTCCACTGCATTCTTGGCTTGCCGATGCGATGGCAGGTCCTACGCCTGTTTCAGCCTTGATTCATGCGGCAACGATGGTTACCGCAGGTGTGTATTTAATTGCTCGTTTACATCCTGTGTTCTTATTGACCCCTGATGTATTGGCAAGTTGGGTGGGTGTCGTTGGGGCAACAACATTGTTGGTTGCTGGTTTCTGTGCGCTGGCACAAACCGATATCAAACGTATATTAGCTTATTCGACCATGAGTCAAATCGGCTATATGTTCTTGGCATTAGGGGTAGGCGCTTGGCAAGTTGCGATTTTTCACTTGATGACCCATGCGTTCTTTAAAGCTTTATTATTCCTAGGGTCGGGCGCTGTTATCTTGGCTTACCATCATGAGCAAAACATCTTTAAAATGGGTGGCTTGTTTTATAAAAATAAATTCCTATTTGCGGTGTTTGCGATTGGTGGTGGTGCACTTGCTGCGATTCCTTGGATTACGGTGGGTTATTACTCAAAAGATGAAATCATTTGGGAAACCTTTGCATCAGGTCATATGAATTTATTTTGGATGGCCGTGGTGGGTGCGTTTTTAACCTCGATTTATACGTTTCGTATGATTTGGATTGTGTTTTTTGGGGAAGAAAAAACGCCTATTCACGATCTTAAGGGTTGGACATACTGGCTGCCGCTCGCGGTATTGCTAGTGTTATCAACTGCGGTGGGGGCGATGATTCATCCACCATTAGCAGGTGTATTGCCACAGAGTTTTAGCGTGATTCATCCTGAAGTAGAACATGGTAAGCACACGGCAGAAATGATTGTGATGGCTGCGATGTTGGCGGGTTTGATTGTTGGTGCTTTCTTGTTTGCCCTAGATAAAGGTCGCATCGTGAGTAAGTTTACCCAAACAGGTTTGGGCCGTGCGCTTAATTACTGGTGCTATCATGGTTTAGGCTTTGATGCTTTGTATGACATTGTATTTGTTAAACCATTCTTATTGATTGGTAAATTAATTAAAATTGACCCGATTGACCGTACTTGGAATATTTTACCAGCCCTATCGCTGGCAGGTAACCGAGTGGCGACATGGTTCCAATCAGGCTCGATTCGTGGGTATGCTGCAAGCTTCGGTCTTGGCATGGCAGTGTTGTTGGTGTTGGTAATGATGATGATAGGGAAGTAA
- the nuoM gene encoding NADH-quinone oxidoreductase subunit M: protein MQNNLLLPALIFIPIIAGFLCWLVEKVDERFPRWIAFLGMLLTFLITVAIWQNGNFIGSAQTIAEVTAKPTWLAEFQLPWMPSLGVSFHLAIDGLSLLMVSLTAFLGMMAVACSWGEITRRVGFFHLNLLWSLGGVIGVFLAIDMFLFFFFWEMMLVPIYFLIAIWGHNAIGGKTKEYAATKFFIYTQASGLIMLIGILILVMIHASTTGQITFNYMDLLGTDLGKWQYPIMLMFFIGFAVKLPIFPLHGWLPDAHAQAPTAGSVDLAGILIKTAAYGLLRFVLPLFPEASAQFAPIAITLGGIGIFYGAWLAFMQQDIKRLLAYTSISHMGFVVLALYAGTLISFQGLMIQMLAHGLSSAALFIMSGQLYERLHTRDLSQMGGMWGQMRYFPPLLMFFAAALLGIPGTGNFIGEFLILLGSFASHPVAVVFATFSLVVAGLYALIMIYKALFGTPTATIEKMSPMRDINAREAAILLVLAFGLIWLGLYPQSFLDTSDHSMQWISEAYHVQQVVPTSQEPFAHMEVK, encoded by the coding sequence ATGCAAAATAATCTCTTATTACCCGCCTTGATATTTATTCCAATCATTGCAGGTTTTCTGTGCTGGTTGGTTGAAAAAGTTGATGAACGTTTTCCGCGTTGGATTGCGTTTCTTGGCATGCTATTAACGTTTTTGATTACGGTAGCTATTTGGCAAAACGGTAACTTTATTGGTTCAGCACAAACCATTGCTGAGGTGACTGCTAAACCGACATGGTTGGCAGAGTTTCAATTACCTTGGATGCCCTCATTGGGGGTCAGTTTCCATTTAGCCATTGATGGTTTATCGCTGTTGATGGTGAGCCTAACAGCCTTCTTAGGTATGATGGCGGTGGCGTGTTCATGGGGTGAGATTACTCGCCGTGTGGGCTTCTTCCATCTTAATCTGCTTTGGAGTCTGGGCGGTGTTATTGGTGTTTTCCTAGCAATCGATATGTTTTTGTTCTTCTTCTTTTGGGAGATGATGTTAGTTCCTATCTATTTCTTGATTGCAATTTGGGGACACAATGCGATTGGTGGTAAAACCAAAGAATATGCCGCAACCAAATTCTTTATTTATACCCAAGCATCGGGTCTGATTATGTTGATTGGTATTTTGATTTTGGTGATGATTCATGCATCAACCACAGGTCAAATAACCTTTAACTATATGGACTTGCTAGGTACAGATCTTGGTAAATGGCAATACCCCATCATGCTGATGTTCTTTATTGGCTTTGCGGTTAAATTACCAATTTTCCCACTGCATGGCTGGTTACCCGATGCGCACGCGCAGGCACCGACGGCAGGTTCGGTGGATTTGGCGGGTATTTTGATTAAAACCGCGGCGTATGGTTTATTGCGCTTTGTCCTACCTCTTTTCCCAGAAGCCAGTGCCCAGTTTGCACCGATTGCGATTACCTTGGGCGGTATTGGTATTTTTTATGGGGCTTGGCTTGCGTTTATGCAGCAAGATATCAAGCGGTTACTTGCTTATACGAGTATTTCACACATGGGTTTTGTGGTACTTGCGTTGTATGCCGGTACCTTAATTAGTTTCCAAGGCTTGATGATTCAAATGTTGGCACATGGTCTTAGTTCAGCGGCATTATTTATCATGAGCGGTCAGCTTTATGAGCGTCTACATACCCGTGATTTGAGCCAAATGGGTGGTATGTGGGGTCAAATGCGTTATTTCCCACCGTTACTTATGTTCTTCGCCGCGGCGTTATTAGGTATTCCAGGTACCGGTAACTTTATTGGTGAGTTCTTAATTCTTCTAGGGTCTTTTGCCTCGCATCCCGTGGCAGTGGTGTTTGCCACCTTTAGCTTAGTCGTTGCAGGTTTATACGCATTAATTATGATTTATAAAGCATTATTTGGTACGCCAACAGCGACGATTGAAAAAATGTCACCGATGCGTGATATCAATGCGCGTGAAGCGGCAATCTTGTTGGTGCTTGCGTTTGGCTTAATATGGTTAGGTCTATATCCGCAATCATTCTTAGATACCTCCGATCACAGTATGCAGTGGATTAGTGAGGCATATCATGTCCAGCAAGTTGTACCTACTTCTCAAGAGCCATTTGCTCATATGGAGGTAAAATAG
- a CDS encoding NADH-quinone oxidoreductase subunit N, whose product MNPIIPFASNVLMPLFPMILISITTAVVMIAIAMKRSNFVAGTLSVIGLNAALFVVLIQLLGGNADSMLHGLYELFTPSQGLIAPLFVVDSFAQFNMVIILISSLACFTLAYGYIGGYGDNKEELYLLLLISTLGALFMVCADNLASFFVSLELLSVPLYGMLAYTYARGKSLEAGFKYLILSATASATMLMGMALIYSNTGTLSFRQIGMAIVPMFQNGIVMPILVVGTALMLFGIAFKLSAVPFHTWTPDVYQGAPAPVATFLGSVSKVAMMALGLRFLLSTATLALPAVNTLIVVIASLSMIIGNVLALRQQNIKRLLAYSSIAHIGYVLAIISAVKVESAGFVSLYMAVYAFTTIGAFGVVTIMSSPYKRQGEAELLENFQGIFWQRPVLTAVLTVMLLSLAGIPLTAGFISKFFAIFATVSAQSWWLTAMIIVGSAISLYYYLNLMVTLFRRPQEVQPHDAVNHWGVQAGGIMVLLVTLAVLYFGIFPETLSKIITLVRIY is encoded by the coding sequence ATGAATCCTATTATTCCATTTGCTAGCAATGTGCTCATGCCATTGTTTCCAATGATTTTAATTTCAATTACCACGGCGGTGGTGATGATTGCCATTGCCATGAAGCGTTCAAATTTTGTGGCAGGCACCCTTAGTGTGATTGGCCTTAATGCCGCCTTGTTTGTTGTCCTTATACAATTATTGGGTGGCAATGCTGATAGTATGTTGCATGGTCTGTATGAATTATTTACGCCATCGCAAGGCTTGATTGCTCCCTTATTTGTGGTGGATAGTTTTGCCCAGTTCAATATGGTGATTATTTTAATCAGCTCGCTTGCGTGTTTTACCTTAGCGTATGGTTACATTGGGGGCTATGGCGACAACAAAGAAGAATTGTATTTGCTACTGCTTATCTCAACATTGGGCGCGTTGTTTATGGTATGCGCTGATAACTTAGCCTCTTTCTTTGTCAGCTTAGAGTTATTGTCGGTACCACTATATGGTATGTTGGCTTATACTTATGCGCGTGGTAAATCGTTAGAAGCGGGTTTTAAATACCTCATTTTATCGGCGACAGCCTCTGCTACCATGTTGATGGGTATGGCATTAATCTACTCAAACACAGGTACTTTGTCATTCCGTCAAATTGGTATGGCAATCGTACCCATGTTTCAAAATGGTATCGTTATGCCGATTTTGGTGGTGGGGACTGCATTAATGTTATTTGGTATTGCCTTTAAACTCTCAGCAGTACCATTCCATACTTGGACGCCAGACGTTTACCAAGGTGCGCCTGCGCCTGTGGCGACTTTCTTAGGCAGTGTTTCCAAAGTAGCTATGATGGCGCTAGGATTACGTTTCTTATTGTCTACGGCGACCTTAGCCTTGCCAGCAGTCAATACCTTGATTGTGGTGATTGCCAGTTTATCGATGATTATCGGTAACGTACTGGCGCTTCGTCAGCAAAATATAAAACGTCTGTTAGCTTATTCTTCCATTGCGCATATCGGCTATGTGTTAGCCATCATCAGCGCCGTAAAAGTTGAATCAGCAGGTTTTGTCAGCCTTTACATGGCAGTGTATGCGTTTACCACCATTGGTGCGTTCGGTGTCGTGACTATCATGTCAAGCCCGTACAAACGTCAAGGCGAGGCGGAATTGCTTGAAAACTTCCAAGGTATTTTTTGGCAACGTCCTGTACTGACCGCCGTATTGACTGTGATGCTCTTATCATTGGCAGGTATTCCATTGACCGCAGGCTTTATCAGCAAATTCTTTGCGATTTTTGCTACCGTTTCTGCCCAAAGTTGGTGGCTCACTGCCATGATTATCGTGGGTAGTGCAATTAGCTTGTATTACTATCTAAATCTTATGGTCACCTTGTTTAGACGTCCCCAAGAAGTACAGCCGCACGATGCAGTCAATCATTGGGGTGTTCAAGCAGGCGGCATCATGGTATTGTTGGTGACGCTAGCGGTATTGTACTTCGGTATTTTCCCCGAAACGTTATCAAAAATTATCACGCTAGTTCGCATATATTAA
- a CDS encoding ferredoxin--NADP reductase encodes MSDDKSIRVKVIEVTRWAPTLLSFKVTRPDGFKFTAGQFVRLGIHGKDLQYFAQNHDAKLITSETQGDEAQGHEAQGHEAQDKPIDLDGYVFRPYSVASSPYDEFIEFFSVVIPEGEFTSKVNHIQVGDSLLLNTTPFGYLTLARYQLPLPNDLWLLATGTGLAPFLSILKTIDVWQQYQRIILVYSARTSQELAYQAQISSIKSIYGDNGAAFVFLPIVTREADYAGEKARIPNLILSGKLTELVGQKLDKERSHVMLCGNPQMVEDTKEALKSIGLTMNRRGEGNIAVENYW; translated from the coding sequence ATGTCAGATGATAAAAGTATTCGCGTTAAAGTGATTGAAGTGACCCGTTGGGCACCGACTCTGCTAAGTTTCAAAGTCACGCGTCCCGATGGCTTTAAATTTACCGCAGGGCAATTTGTTAGGCTCGGTATCCATGGTAAAGATTTGCAATATTTTGCACAAAACCATGACGCCAAGTTAATAACTTCTGAGACACAGGGTGATGAGGCGCAAGGTCATGAGGCGCAAGGTCATGAGGCGCAAGATAAGCCCATTGACCTTGATGGCTATGTGTTTCGCCCGTATTCTGTCGCATCTTCGCCCTATGATGAATTTATTGAATTTTTCTCGGTGGTCATTCCTGAGGGGGAATTTACCAGTAAGGTTAATCATATCCAAGTGGGTGATAGTTTATTGCTTAATACCACGCCATTTGGTTATTTGACCTTAGCCCGCTACCAGTTGCCCCTGCCCAATGATTTGTGGTTACTGGCAACAGGCACGGGTTTAGCCCCATTTTTATCGATTTTAAAGACCATTGATGTATGGCAGCAATATCAGCGCATTATTTTGGTGTACAGCGCACGCACCTCGCAAGAGCTGGCTTATCAAGCGCAGATTAGCTCAATTAAGTCAATCTATGGCGACAATGGCGCAGCGTTTGTATTTTTGCCCATTGTCACGCGAGAAGCGGATTATGCGGGAGAAAAAGCGCGTATTCCTAACTTGATATTGTCGGGCAAGTTAACCGAGTTGGTAGGGCAAAAACTGGATAAAGAGCGTAGTCATGTAATGCTGTGTGGTAATCCACAGATGGTCGAAGATACCAAAGAGGCCTTAAAATCGATTGGATTGACTATGAATCGGCGCGGCGAAGGCAATATCGCCGTTGAAAACTATTGGTAA
- a CDS encoding energy transducer TonB: MPHTAACKDSVMLFATITAVAIHAAVIFGIQFEDKSSPTAAVQEVTTVLTENLQKNEKADFIANAGQQGGGESNEKLRLENNTMSPLEDEAINETDDIVSQERQTRQQAFQESYLRTTLSFEKIRKENNNKKQDDSENLAAQEQRVQAQIATLETKISSNRQLLAKKSAVKTISSNSTTTGEAARYIENFRQQAYHIGNQQYPQEARAKGIKGDVMLMVIIEPNGQVKSIKVLQSSGATILDEAAKNSVRKAAPFGKFSKEMQDYLELRIIRTWRFGDTLTVDDQNPAI; this comes from the coding sequence ATGCCACATACTGCGGCTTGCAAAGACAGCGTCATGCTATTTGCTACCATTACGGCGGTGGCAATTCATGCGGCTGTTATTTTTGGTATCCAATTTGAAGATAAAAGCTCACCCACCGCAGCGGTGCAAGAAGTCACCACGGTGTTGACCGAAAATCTGCAAAAGAATGAAAAAGCCGATTTTATTGCCAATGCCGGCCAGCAAGGTGGCGGTGAATCTAACGAAAAGCTACGGCTTGAAAACAATACCATGAGCCCTTTAGAAGATGAAGCCATCAATGAAACCGATGATATCGTGAGTCAAGAACGCCAAACGCGTCAACAAGCATTTCAAGAAAGTTATTTACGTACCACGTTAAGTTTTGAAAAAATCCGCAAAGAAAATAATAATAAAAAACAAGACGATAGCGAAAATCTAGCCGCGCAAGAACAACGGGTACAGGCACAAATCGCCACCCTTGAAACCAAAATCAGCAGTAACCGCCAATTACTAGCCAAAAAATCTGCGGTCAAAACTATCAGCAGTAACTCCACCACCACCGGTGAAGCCGCGCGCTATATCGAGAACTTTCGCCAACAAGCCTATCATATTGGCAACCAGCAATATCCGCAAGAAGCCCGCGCCAAAGGCATCAAAGGCGATGTCATGCTGATGGTGATTATCGAGCCTAACGGGCAAGTCAAATCCATCAAAGTGTTACAGTCATCAGGCGCTACCATCTTGGATGAAGCAGCAAAAAATTCGGTGCGTAAAGCCGCGCCATTTGGTAAGTTCTCAAAGGAAATGCAAGATTATTTGGAGCTGCGCATTATCCGTACTTGGCGATTTGGTGATACCTTAACCGTCGATGACCAAAACCCCGCAATTTAA
- a CDS encoding HAD family hydrolase gives MSTVLHKELALFDLDNTLIDTDSDYMWGEFLVKHNLVEESLYRAKNREFYEHYIAGTLDAVVYNEFVAGFLKQHTLAQLHEWREQYLQEEIAPKVRPKAVNAIQLHLQAGHDVVVISATNAFVVKAIANKLFLVAEDNILATELEVTEQGYTGKVAGQPNFKEGKIIHLKNWIAQKNAQGITYTKTYAYSDSKNDLPLLEWADVAIAVCPDDTLHAHALAHHWAVEDWSMKAQA, from the coding sequence ATGTCAACCGTACTACACAAAGAATTGGCGCTATTTGACCTCGATAACACCCTCATTGATACTGATAGTGACTATATGTGGGGCGAGTTTTTGGTCAAACATAATCTGGTAGAAGAATCGCTGTATCGTGCTAAAAATCGGGAGTTCTATGAGCACTATATCGCAGGGACGCTCGATGCGGTCGTCTATAATGAGTTTGTGGCAGGCTTTTTAAAACAGCATACTTTAGCCCAGTTACACGAATGGCGTGAACAATATTTGCAAGAAGAAATTGCGCCAAAAGTGCGTCCAAAAGCGGTTAACGCTATCCAGTTACATTTACAAGCAGGGCACGATGTGGTGGTGATTTCTGCCACCAATGCCTTTGTGGTCAAAGCGATTGCTAACAAATTATTTTTGGTAGCGGAAGATAATATTTTAGCCACTGAGCTTGAAGTCACCGAGCAGGGGTACACGGGTAAGGTCGCAGGGCAGCCAAACTTTAAAGAAGGCAAAATCATTCATTTAAAAAATTGGATTGCTCAAAAAAACGCACAAGGCATTACTTACACCAAAACTTATGCCTATTCGGATTCAAAAAATGATTTGCCGCTATTAGAATGGGCGGATGTGGCGATTGCGGTATGCCCCGATGATACCCTACACGCGCATGCCTTAGCGCATCATTGGGCAGTGGAAGATTGGTCGATGAAAGCACAGGCGTAG
- the prfB gene encoding peptide chain release factor 2 (programmed frameshift), translating to MEINPYLEHIKDLTDRGNQLRGYLDIEAKQERLEEVNLELENPELWNDPERATKISKEKSQLDNVIGVITALDDKLEDAKAMIDLAVEADDATLLADVQTELDEAEAKVADLEFKRMFSGEMDGNNCYVDIQSGSGGTEAQDWAEMLLRMYLRWCESHGFKAEIMELSAGGVAGIKSASIHVKGDYAFGWLRTEIGVHRLVRKSPFDSNNGRHTSFAAVFVSPEIDDNIEIDINPADLRIDTYRSSGAGGQHVNTTDSAVRITHQPTGIVVACQNERSQHANKDTAMKMLRAKLYEREMMQRMEKQQALEETKSDIGWGSQIRSYVLDDSRIKDLRTGVETSNTQAVLDGDLDKFIEASLKAGL from the exons ATGGAAATTAACCCGTATTTAGAGCATATCAAAGACTTAACTGACCGTGGCAACCAGCTTCGGGGGTATCTT GACATCGAAGCCAAGCAAGAGCGTTTGGAAGAAGTCAATTTAGAGCTTGAAAACCCAGAATTGTGGAACGACCCAGAGCGTGCCACCAAAATCAGTAAAGAAAAATCGCAGCTTGATAATGTCATTGGCGTGATTACCGCTTTAGATGACAAGTTGGAAGACGCCAAAGCCATGATTGACTTAGCGGTGGAAGCCGATGATGCGACCCTACTGGCAGACGTACAAACGGAACTCGATGAGGCCGAAGCCAAAGTCGCAGATTTAGAGTTTAAGCGGATGTTTAGCGGTGAGATGGATGGCAACAACTGCTATGTTGATATCCAGTCAGGCTCAGGCGGTACCGAAGCCCAAGACTGGGCAGAGATGCTGCTGCGGATGTATTTGCGTTGGTGTGAATCACATGGCTTTAAAGCCGAAATCATGGAACTATCAGCAGGTGGTGTCGCAGGGATTAAAAGCGCATCAATTCATGTCAAAGGTGACTATGCGTTTGGCTGGTTACGTACCGAAATTGGTGTGCATCGTTTGGTGAGAAAATCACCGTTTGATAGCAACAACGGTCGCCACACGTCGTTTGCAGCGGTGTTTGTATCGCCTGAGATTGATGATAATATCGAGATTGATATCAATCCTGCCGATTTACGCATCGATACTTATCGCTCAAGCGGTGCCGGCGGTCAGCACGTTAATACCACCGACTCTGCGGTGCGTATCACCCACCAACCGACTGGGATTGTGGTGGCGTGTCAAAATGAACGTAGCCAACATGCCAACAAAGACACGGCAATGAAAATGCTACGTGCCAAACTGTACGAGCGTGAAATGATGCAGCGTATGGAAAAACAACAAGCGCTAGAAGAAACCAAATCGGATATCGGTTGGGGTAGTCAAATTCGCTCGTATGTGCTCGATGACTCGCGGATTAAGGATTTGCGTACAGGGGTGGAAACTTCCAATACCCAAGCGGTGCTGGATGGTGATTTGGATAAATTTATCGAAGCGAGCCTAAAAGCAGGGCTTTGA
- a CDS encoding gamma carbonic anhydrase family protein, with protein MLYQWQDKKPTYQAPFTGWVADSAEIIGDVHLADNVSVWFGAVIRADNAPIYLGKNSNVQENSVIHTDEGIAVTIGEGVTIGHLAMLHGCTVGDNSLIGIGAIVLNNAQIGKNCIIGANALVTENMQIPDNSIVMGSPAKVVKTLPQAREVMLQQSALHYVDKAHAFKAGLTPIALEY; from the coding sequence ATGCTGTACCAATGGCAAGACAAAAAACCTACTTATCAGGCACCCTTCACAGGCTGGGTCGCAGACTCGGCTGAAATCATCGGCGATGTACATCTAGCTGATAACGTCAGTGTGTGGTTTGGCGCGGTGATACGCGCGGACAATGCACCGATTTATTTGGGCAAAAATAGTAATGTGCAAGAAAACAGTGTGATACACACCGATGAAGGCATTGCCGTCACCATTGGCGAAGGCGTGACGATTGGGCATTTGGCGATGCTTCACGGCTGCACCGTTGGTGATAATAGCTTGATTGGTATCGGTGCGATTGTGCTCAATAATGCCCAAATCGGCAAAAACTGCATCATCGGTGCCAATGCGCTTGTCACCGAAAATATGCAAATCCCAGATAATTCCATCGTGATGGGAAGCCCGGCTAAAGTTGTCAAAACCTTGCCGCAGGCGCGTGAAGTGATGCTGCAACAATCAGCTTTACATTATGTTGATAAAGCCCATGCTTTTAAAGCTGGACTTACACCCATAGCGCTTGAGTATTAA